DNA sequence from the Diorhabda sublineata isolate icDioSubl1.1 chromosome 6, icDioSubl1.1, whole genome shotgun sequence genome:
ttcataaaaaaataatttataagggtctgcaacagtaaaattttttacaaaaaaattaataactcaaaaagtatacatttttcgaaaaaagtttttagacaaaagtatactaaaatttcacgtagatttcaaaaatgtattaatatatagggtgttctattaaaaataacaaagttacagtcgatttccggtagaaccggaagtcggccatctttgaaaataatttagttaaaaagatcgtatccgaaaacacATAATTTTAACTCGTCGTGTATAATTAACTAAAATTCTAAACATACATTGATTTACTAATTAAAATCGACTGATTTATCAAacttaaaaagtaaaaaatcattttctgatCGTAGAAAACCTTCTAAACCCCCAACATTGACATAGAGATTACGTACcgattgaaatatatattgttttatatggattcacaataaattttaattattgattgaaaataattctcTCGAACAATTTAACACCCGGTATAATGGATGAAATTCATCTTCGAATCTTTCTGTTGTGACTTTTGagtcataaaaaaacaaaatatgtttaaatCTCAAGTTTCTATATGAAcctcgaaaacatttttgttaaatcaaATGTCATTAATCAAATGTCAATatgtcaatttattattttccatggCACACTTAATCTTTAATATAAATTCGACGTACTGTATATAAAAACGTGATTAAACTCCATATCCTCGTCGATTTTATATAAACCCGACTAAtttataattaagaaataacTTACTACAGGACTTTCATCGCCGAGTTCGTTGTCTCGTTCTTGCGGTTCCATTTCCATAGCGTAAACCGGCACCGGTTCTCTGTTTTTGACGCGAATTTTGACAAACTATAATTCGTAGAATGCTGCAAGGCACTCCACTCACAGTCACACcgattatatttaaataaataaaaaaaaacaacaaacacCACGTTAGCGCACAAACAGCAAAAGTCCACACCGAAATTTATTTAGAGGTTAGGTCATGCGCCTATAAATTCTCGATGAAACGATTCGTTATAGCCGCCGATCTAATTCGGAATGCTCGGCGTGCGGACAAATGAAGCGCGCTACGCTCCTAACGTGCTTTCCCCCGTTTTGGTTAACTAGTCGGCCAATGATCGTCGACTTCAGGAGGAGCTTGATTCGATGGAAGGACGGATCTAGCTATAGCCCAGCTTAGCataatcatatatatttttattgtatttattatccaATCGCTCCCGGTTGCATACATTGTTTAGCCCCGCGACGTTGCCGATACTCATATTATTAAcatatatataaagataaatgaattatcgtttttataaacaataggTGGTGTTAATTAGTTGTGGCACCactgaatttataaaatttgacgtttgtTTATACTAAATTatctcacactgtatatttgaAGTAAATAAACGTTGAATTATTGTCTAATTGCTCGTTTTTACTCGTTTTTTTATTCCTCAAGGTCGAATAAAAGATGCGCGAACGACAAGAAGCTGATCACGTTTTGAAATATCAACTTCATAGTGTTTATGCGTATTGGAAACTCGTATAGACCTTAAGGTTTCGTAAAAACTTAAAATCGTAGtggtaatttcaattttaaatgaacaattttctactttttacgtcaaaaacataacctcacttttctaatgTAGTTACCTACcttgaaaaatgacttttctaaTAGAATTTGTACGTGCGTGTACGAGTGTTCATTTAACAAACAGTCGGTTGGATACACGAAAACTAATATTTGACAGAATCATTttcctatttgaaaaaaatcgttttctcattgaatattttgttaaatacgTTTAAaagtacaatttatttatttatgcgtTTAAAAAATTCGTTGTAGACactatttatattcaaattgagAGGTCTCACACACCAGATGTCGCTTTATACATTATAAATACTTCAAAATCGTTAATCGCcgttcaaatttctttatatacatgCACTTTTAAGGTTATGTATACTAATAAACCGCCGTCATTGTTGAATTCGtacaattttgtataataatcaCGCAAGAAGGGTTGGAAATTTCGAGATAACCAGTTTTTTAAATGAGGCGACTTCTCACACATCTGTAatgcaaatatttgaaaatgtgttAAAATTCCGAACTAGTTTTACGAGATctttgtataaatgtataaatgtaataatatttagCATGTGAATAACAGACGTAACCGCAGCTTTAActaacgaaatttaaaaaaaaaaattattcgagtACAACACCCTGTACTAATacacaatataataaaaaaaaaagaaattaaaatatataattttaatagtgAACCACCTTGTATGTGTATAAAGTGGACGAGTTGAGTAATTAACAGGTTTGTTCGAAGTCTCGGCGTCCGGCCCATAAATGTTATGTCAATATTTCATCAAGCTTTTTCCTGTGAATTACTCCAACAAttcatattatcaatattaactCTGTCTTCCATCGAAATATCTTcctatttttattcaattcttcttctcatcaaataaagtttatatttaACTCAGACTCATCCGAATGAGTTGTCCTCGAAGTCAGTGGCGGCGACAAATCATGTTAATCGTTATTTCAAGGTtacatcttcttcttttttataggCGAATCATTTTCTATTACTGGTGTTTATATTTCGTACATAATTCGAATATGAAAATCGGTTTTAGAAACACGTTcgataattaaaatgaaaaaatatgattgatTTATAAAGTGGCATTtgaacaacgttgccagatgatttataaaaataaataaataagatttgaaagtacaattattgtattataaaaaatatgacatcGACGTCAAATTATGATACGAGGGTCAGTGTTTTTCTTTATAGAACCGTCGTAATTTATCAAATGAATGGTTTAAAGATAAACTTGTTTCGTATGAAGTATATACATAATAATATGGTAAATTACACATCGTTTATAGAAGGGAGGTAATCGTCCCTTTTCTGAGCTCGATGAGTCCGAATAGGTCGTGATTAATCGTCTGACGATGGTGCTAATGGCTTGTTTCAAAACCGTACgctttgtatttttgtttttcattacgAGACGAGGGTAAAAACGACTGATTACCGCCAGCGACCGCTTAATCTGTACTAATTCATAAGCATTTTAGATTGCAcgttaaagaaatttattgttttcaaacgTCGCTTTTTCCGTTTgccattttcatttatttccttcgctttttataacttttaataataattcatacttttttttttattatcttcatcaATAAATAATGTACACACCTCATAATCACtgattctaattatttttttcttgcatGTAAAAACTAACTAATAAAAATCTCGCTTTTAATTTATCTTCAACCAACAGCTAGAGTAAATTCGTCTTCGTCGATGTTTAATATCAGTGTCAGTAACATCGTTAATCTTCGTCCTGCCCCCATAGAATGTAATTATCCGTATTATCTTACCCGATAccgaaattgaaatatttccgTTCGTCCTTTCAAGGAAACTTCGAAACAAGAATGTTGGAAACGTAAGGAAAActgtaaaatcaatttttgtgttgtctaaaatatattttatgcaaTAATGAACATTTATTAAACTACCCTCGTATATAACAATAACGAATGACGTTATTTCATATGTCAAACCATAATTtagattcttcttttttataaataaaatatcaataaacagaagataatttttttttatgaaataaactaattataaataaaaaatatttagaacgTTAGTTATGggtaataaatgtttaaatatttctaattaggTGTATTTAAATAGTTAGATACATTAATTACACATTTTTGAGGACAATACAATTAAAAACGAAATTAGAATTGatatctaaataattaccttcaaatgaaaaaaacaaatgataatatatacccaattataaaaacttattaaataaattaacaatatttatattgaatatacatAGTGGATACAAATATTGGTTGCATAGCACAAAGAACGTCGCTTTGACATTTGACGTACCAAATTTCTTTTACGATTCGAATGTTTAATATTAACAACAAGATGTAATTATACGTATTAGGCAACTAGCTTTACTTATTATATTAGAAAAGCAAATAAGGCATATTAATTATATCCTATATCTGATTTAGGTGCCAAGAATCATTGGAAAACccgaaaaaaattaagaaacctCTTTTCATCGTTTTATACGTAAACttcattattcatatttctaGTAATTGCAaccttgaaaaaatattataataagtaAGATAGTAGTGCACCTATTATGTTAAATAATGTTAATGacatgtttttaaatatacgtataataaacagaaattagaaatttcaaattttatttatttatttaaatgatttccAATATATTACGTAATACTGGTTGCCTATCACATAGGACAAGCCATCGATAGGATGCATATATTGGAAGGTTTGTTAAAGTctttgttaattaaattttggaatctTATTTTCCACAAATCTCGTTTGTCTAATGAAGTGAACTGTTGTAACTTGTAAAAGTTTTAGTTGTTAAATGTAACGTCCAAATTTCCCTAATGTCAAATTTTGCGTTGGTCACAATGTATCTTGTCATTGTCAAAAGTATTTGATAGTTAAGTTTTGCTTCTTGTTCCTTGTGAGATTATAGAAATAGAATCTCGTACTAAGTATTCTAGAATATAGTTGAGTGGTAAATCGTGAAGTGATTTGTCAACTTGTTATTTACTTTAGTCAGTTGATAACTAtgtcttgtttttatttttataatttgttcaatGTTTTTTGTGTTATACATCTTCTATTTATCCAAAAAGTTTAAATCATGTATGTGTATTATTAATCTAGAACttccaaattatattttttgtaataaaaaattttttcataaatattttttttattaattctttattaaaaagtgTTAGATAACttaacaaatgaatatttacacCACCATACCTAATTATATgtgtttaataaaatgtatttcacAATTTACTTTTCCTcatcaagaatttttgaactGCAATAGAAAAGTCTTCAGAATTAATGCACTCTTTCAAAACCTCAAATTCCCTTTTGTTACAATCACTGTAAATCTTCTTGAAATTCTCCATTATAGCTGCTTTATTTCTCTTAATATTATCGACAGATAAGGTTCCGTATTTATGTAAATCTTTTATAAACTCATCCAACTCAGAATGAGGGATAACTCTAGAAACCAAACCATAATTGCATGCTTCTTGTGCAGTTAATTTCCGATTCAAAAAAAGGACTTCGGAAGCCACACTTCTACCTAAGATAAACGGATAACTAAAACTTGAGGTTCCTTCTACGCATAACCCTAGTTTTAAAAATGGAGTGTCAAAAACAGCTCGATCACTGGCATAAACAATATCGCACAAAGTAACTAAAGTAGCTCCAATTCCAATCGCCGTTCCATTTACAATACAAATAAGTAGTTTAGGGTAATTGATGAATGCTTCTACCATATCTTCTACAGCTTTCATAGCGATATCAGGGTCTTGCATAGAAGTCGACATGTCATTACCGCTAGAAAAATAGTCTCCAACTGCTGTCAGTAATGTCACTGCAATTTTGTCATTATTAGCGTCCTCATTTAAAATCGTTGTTAAAGTTTTATAAACTTCCATATTGAAAGCATTTTTCTTCCAAGGACGATTCACTTTTATAGTTTTCACACCATTTTTAAAAGTCTCGATTATaaccattttgtttatttggataATTATTATTCACGAGATGAATGGTTCTATTTCAAGATTAATATTTGTACTAACGAActtaaatttcattaataaactCACTGGTTTTCAGTAATTGAAGTAGCTAATCTTGAttaaatgtttacaaattctAGGGGTtatcattttatcaatttttttattgattactatttattttcgtcttcttcttttttaagtgACCGCATAACTATTTCTATTAAGGTGAAAGCCAATACTTTTTTGAGTGTCGACAGTTTTTATTGTACATCCTAGCTTATTTAGACTTAAAATAGAagtcaaaatttacttgaaatgaaaatttaaccTAATTTATCATAATAGTGTTTaaaatacattatatttaaaCATT
Encoded proteins:
- the LOC130445187 gene encoding enoyl-CoA delta isomerase 2; protein product: MVIIETFKNGVKTIKVNRPWKKNAFNMEVYKTLTTILNEDANNDKIAVTLLTAVGDYFSSGNDMSTSMQDPDIAMKAVEDMVEAFINYPKLLICIVNGTAIGIGATLVTLCDIVYASDRAVFDTPFLKLGLCVEGTSSFSYPFILGRSVASEVLFLNRKLTAQEACNYGLVSRVIPHSELDEFIKDLHKYGTLSVDNIKRNKAAIMENFKKIYSDCNKREFEVLKECINSEDFSIAVQKFLMRKSKL